The Tistrella mobilis genome window below encodes:
- the murB gene encoding UDP-N-acetylmuramate dehydrogenase, giving the protein MADAALTHTIRHAAADGEGGAAALPLAGRLPAVRGRISHGAMLDRVTWFRVGGPAEALFKPAGVQDLADFMAALPADVPVTVIGVGSNLLVRDGGVAGVVVRLGRGFVDMEVDGTDVIAGAGALDVNVAELAQRAGLAGLEFLSGIPGTIGGALRMNAGAYGAEIADVLVSATAVDRAGRIHEVPAGALGLSYRHSAAPADWIFTAARLRGRPGDPARIRARMDEIRAKREESQPVRSRTGGSTFRNPEGARAWELIDRAGCRGLQIGAAQVSERHCNFLINTGGATAAEIEALGEEVRARVRATSGIELTWEIRRIGRPAGAVPGAITDESRSEA; this is encoded by the coding sequence ATGGCCGATGCCGCCCTGACGCACACCATCCGGCATGCCGCCGCCGACGGAGAGGGCGGTGCCGCCGCCCTGCCTCTGGCCGGCCGCCTGCCGGCGGTGCGCGGGCGGATCAGCCATGGCGCGATGCTGGACCGGGTGACCTGGTTCCGGGTCGGCGGCCCGGCCGAGGCGCTGTTCAAGCCGGCCGGGGTGCAGGATCTGGCCGATTTCATGGCCGCATTGCCCGCGGATGTGCCGGTGACGGTGATCGGCGTCGGCTCCAACCTGCTGGTGCGCGATGGTGGCGTGGCCGGTGTGGTGGTCCGGCTGGGACGCGGTTTCGTCGATATGGAGGTGGACGGCACCGATGTGATCGCCGGCGCCGGCGCGCTGGACGTGAACGTGGCCGAGCTGGCGCAGCGGGCGGGTCTCGCCGGTCTTGAATTCCTGTCGGGCATTCCGGGCACCATCGGTGGCGCGCTGCGGATGAATGCCGGTGCCTATGGTGCCGAGATCGCCGATGTCCTGGTCTCTGCCACCGCGGTCGACCGGGCCGGGCGCATCCACGAGGTGCCGGCCGGGGCGCTGGGGCTCAGCTATCGCCACTCGGCCGCACCGGCCGACTGGATCTTCACCGCTGCCCGTCTGCGCGGCCGGCCGGGTGATCCGGCCCGGATCCGGGCGCGGATGGACGAGATCAGGGCAAAGCGCGAGGAAAGCCAGCCGGTCCGGTCCCGCACCGGCGGCAGCACCTTCCGCAACCCCGAAGGCGCCAGGGCCTGGGAACTGATCGACCGGGCCGGCTGCCGGGGATTGCAGATCGGTGCCGCTCAGGTGTCGGAGCGGCACTGCAATTTCCTCATCAACACCGGCGGGGCCACGGCGGCCGAGATCGAGGCGTTGGGCGAGGAGGTGCGTGCACGGGTGCGGGCCACTTCGGGCATCGAACTGACCTGGGAAATCCGTCGCATCGGCCGCCCGGCCGGCGCGGTGCCCGGCGCAATCACGGACGAAAGCAGGAGCGAGGCATGA
- a CDS encoding FtsW/RodA/SpoVE family cell cycle protein — MIAFARTDTSLVARWWWTVDRVALLLILLLVLAGIVLTMAASPAVANRIGAPTYHFVIRQALFVVPAVLVMIGLSMLSPEQVKSVGGICFCVFLLLLALVPVVGSEIKGARQWIGAGPIAIQPSEFVRPFFCIATAWALADARVRRNLTGYLVTLAMLVAVVGFIVAQPDFGMTMLVLGTWSVQVFVAGLPWILVALVVGGGLAGLVGGYLMLDHVASRIDRFLDPASGDNYQIMTSLSAIQNGGLIGRGPGEGLVKAVLPDAHTDFIFAVTAEEFGALACLLMIAAFGGIILRGYMRMMQERDLFVVLAVSGLLGSFGLQAFINMGVAVHLMPTTGMTLPLISYGGSSLVATAAGLGMMLALTRRRYLEGTR, encoded by the coding sequence ATGATCGCCTTCGCCCGAACCGATACAAGCCTCGTCGCCCGCTGGTGGTGGACCGTCGACCGGGTTGCCCTGCTGCTGATCCTGCTGCTGGTCCTGGCCGGTATCGTGCTGACCATGGCGGCCTCGCCCGCCGTCGCCAACCGCATCGGCGCGCCGACCTATCATTTCGTCATCCGTCAGGCGCTGTTCGTGGTCCCGGCGGTGCTGGTGATGATCGGCCTGTCTATGCTCAGCCCCGAGCAGGTGAAGTCGGTGGGCGGAATCTGCTTTTGTGTCTTCCTGCTGTTGCTGGCGCTGGTGCCAGTGGTCGGCAGCGAGATCAAGGGCGCCCGCCAGTGGATTGGCGCCGGCCCGATCGCCATTCAGCCTTCGGAGTTCGTGCGCCCATTCTTCTGCATTGCCACCGCCTGGGCGTTGGCCGATGCTCGGGTGCGCCGCAACCTGACCGGCTATCTGGTCACACTCGCCATGCTGGTTGCTGTGGTGGGTTTCATCGTGGCTCAGCCCGATTTCGGCATGACGATGCTGGTGCTGGGCACCTGGTCGGTTCAGGTCTTCGTCGCGGGCCTGCCCTGGATTCTGGTGGCGCTGGTGGTCGGCGGCGGCCTTGCCGGCCTGGTCGGCGGCTATCTGATGCTCGACCATGTGGCGAGCCGCATCGACCGTTTCCTCGACCCGGCGAGCGGCGACAACTATCAGATCATGACCTCGCTGTCGGCGATCCAGAATGGCGGGCTGATCGGCCGCGGCCCGGGTGAGGGGCTGGTTAAGGCGGTGCTGCCCGATGCTCATACCGACTTCATCTTTGCGGTCACCGCTGAAGAATTCGGCGCGCTCGCCTGTCTGCTGATGATCGCGGCCTTCGGCGGCATCATCCTGCGCGGCTATATGCGGATGATGCAGGAGCGTGACCTGTTCGTGGTGCTGGCGGTCTCGGGCCTGCTCGGCAGCTTCGGCCTGCAGGCTTTCATCAATATGGGCGTCGCCGTCCATCTGATGCCGACCACCGGCATGACCCTGCCCCTGATCTCTTACGGCGGCTCGTCGCTGGTCGCGACTGCGGCTGGCCTGGGCATGATGCTGGCGCTGACCCGCCGCCGCTATCTGGAGGGCACGCGATGA
- the mraY gene encoding phospho-N-acetylmuramoyl-pentapeptide-transferase, which produces MLFNLLYPLSSDLSFLNVFRYLTFRTGGALITALLISFVLGPSLIRWLRRKQREGQPIRSDGPERHLIEKRGTPTMGGVLILTGAGLSTLLWADLTSAYVWIVLMVTLGFGLIGFTDDYLKVVRRNPKGLPGKMKLLLQTVIGVAAAVWVQYIALDDQASGLAIPFVKNVLLDLGLLYVPFAVFVMIGSSNAVNLTDGLDGLAIVPVMIAASSFAFIAYLVGNAIYAEYLQVHYVPGTGELTVLCGALVGAGLGFLWFNAPPAMVFMGDTGSLSLGGALGAISVVTKHELVLAVIGGLFVLETVSVMVQVASFKLTGKRVFRMAPLHHHFEKKGWAESTIVIRFWIIAFVLALIGLSTLKLR; this is translated from the coding sequence ATGCTTTTCAATCTGCTCTATCCGCTTTCGAGCGATCTGAGCTTCCTGAACGTCTTCCGGTACCTGACGTTCCGGACAGGCGGCGCTTTGATCACGGCGCTGCTGATCAGCTTCGTGCTCGGCCCCAGCCTGATCCGCTGGCTGCGCCGCAAGCAGCGCGAGGGACAGCCGATCCGCAGCGACGGCCCCGAGCGGCATCTGATCGAAAAGCGCGGCACCCCCACCATGGGCGGCGTGCTGATCCTGACCGGCGCCGGTCTCTCCACCCTGCTGTGGGCGGACCTGACCAGCGCCTATGTCTGGATCGTGCTGATGGTGACGCTGGGCTTCGGCCTGATCGGTTTCACCGACGACTATCTGAAGGTCGTCCGGCGCAACCCCAAGGGTCTGCCCGGCAAGATGAAACTGCTTCTCCAGACCGTGATCGGCGTCGCCGCCGCGGTCTGGGTACAGTACATCGCCCTCGACGACCAGGCCTCGGGTCTTGCCATCCCGTTCGTGAAGAACGTTCTGCTGGATCTGGGCCTGCTCTACGTGCCCTTCGCGGTGTTCGTGATGATCGGGTCGAGCAATGCGGTGAACCTCACCGACGGTCTCGACGGCCTCGCCATCGTGCCGGTCATGATCGCGGCATCGAGCTTCGCCTTCATCGCCTATCTGGTCGGCAATGCGATCTATGCCGAATACCTGCAGGTTCATTACGTTCCCGGCACGGGTGAGCTGACGGTGCTCTGCGGGGCGCTGGTGGGCGCAGGGCTCGGCTTCCTGTGGTTCAACGCGCCGCCGGCCATGGTGTTCATGGGCGATACCGGCTCGCTCTCCCTTGGCGGCGCCCTCGGCGCGATCAGCGTCGTCACCAAGCATGAACTGGTGCTGGCGGTGATCGGGGGGCTGTTCGTGCTGGAGACCGTCTCGGTGATGGTCCAGGTCGCCTCGTTCAAGCTCACCGGCAAGCGCGTCTTCCGCATGGCGCCGCTGCACCATCACTTCGAGAAGAAGGGCTGGGCCGAGAGCACCATCGTCATCCGCTTCTGGATCATTGCCTTCGTCCTGGCGCTGATCGGCCTGTCCACCCTCAAGCTGCGCTGA
- the murC gene encoding UDP-N-acetylmuramate--L-alanine ligase: MRRIPLTIGTLHFVGIGGIGMSGIAEILQGLGYDVQGSDIAENANVRRLRAKGVRVAIGHVADNIANAAVVVVSSAIRQDNPELVEARRRFLPVVRRAEMLAELMRLRSAVAVGGTHGKTTTTSLVAAVLDAGDIDPTVINGGIINAYGTNARPGEGEWMVVEADESDGSFLKLPATIAIVTNIDPEHLDHYRSFAAVREAFRTFVENIPFYGLAVLCSDHAEVQALIGQVQDRRIVTYGFNPQADIRAVDVRHDVDGARFTAVIRDRRAGSERRITDLHLAMHGPHNVQNALSAIAVADELGIPDDAVRKALAGFAGVKRRFTVTGEANGVRVIDDYGHHPVEIAAVLRAARGVAQDHRVVAVVQPHRYSRLMSLFEEFCTCFNDADTVVVADVYAAGETPIEGIDRDALVEGLRARGHRHVVALDGPETLAAVVKPLVSHGDMIVCLGAGNITAWAEKLPRELAALEEEDGA; the protein is encoded by the coding sequence ATGAGGCGCATTCCGCTCACCATCGGCACGCTGCATTTCGTCGGCATCGGCGGCATCGGCATGTCGGGCATCGCCGAGATCCTTCAGGGCCTCGGCTACGACGTGCAGGGCAGCGACATCGCGGAAAACGCGAATGTCCGCCGGCTGCGCGCGAAGGGCGTGCGCGTCGCCATCGGCCATGTGGCGGATAACATCGCCAACGCTGCGGTGGTGGTCGTCTCTTCGGCGATCCGTCAGGACAATCCGGAACTGGTCGAGGCGCGGCGGCGCTTCCTGCCGGTGGTGCGCCGGGCCGAGATGCTGGCCGAACTGATGCGGCTCAGATCCGCGGTCGCGGTGGGCGGCACCCATGGCAAGACCACCACCACCTCTCTGGTGGCGGCGGTGCTGGATGCCGGCGATATCGACCCCACCGTCATCAATGGCGGCATCATCAATGCCTATGGCACCAATGCCCGCCCGGGTGAGGGCGAGTGGATGGTGGTGGAGGCCGACGAGAGCGACGGCAGCTTCCTGAAGCTGCCGGCGACCATCGCCATCGTCACCAATATCGACCCCGAGCATCTGGACCATTACCGCAGCTTCGCCGCGGTGCGGGAAGCCTTCCGGACCTTCGTCGAGAACATTCCCTTCTATGGCCTGGCGGTGCTGTGCAGCGACCATGCCGAGGTTCAGGCCCTGATCGGTCAGGTGCAGGACCGCCGGATCGTGACCTATGGCTTCAACCCCCAGGCCGATATCCGCGCGGTCGATGTGCGCCATGATGTCGACGGCGCCCGCTTCACCGCGGTGATCCGCGACCGGCGCGCGGGATCGGAGCGGCGGATCACCGATCTGCATCTGGCCATGCACGGGCCGCACAATGTCCAGAACGCGCTGTCGGCGATCGCCGTCGCCGACGAGCTGGGCATTCCCGACGACGCGGTGCGCAAGGCGCTGGCCGGTTTCGCAGGCGTGAAGCGGCGCTTCACCGTGACCGGAGAGGCGAACGGGGTTCGGGTGATCGACGATTACGGCCATCACCCGGTCGAGATTGCGGCGGTGCTGCGCGCGGCCCGTGGTGTTGCCCAGGATCACAGGGTGGTGGCGGTCGTGCAGCCGCACCGCTACAGCCGGCTGATGAGCCTGTTCGAGGAATTCTGCACCTGCTTCAACGACGCCGACACCGTGGTCGTGGCCGATGTCTATGCGGCGGGCGAGACCCCGATCGAGGGCATCGATCGTGATGCGCTGGTCGAAGGGTTGCGGGCCCGTGGCCATCGTCATGTCGTGGCGCTGGACGGCCCCGAGACGCTGGCCGCCGTGGTGAAGCCGCTGGTGTCGCATGGCGACATGATCGTGTGCCTGGGCGCCGGCAACATCACGGCCTGGGCCGAGAAGCTGCCGCGCGAGCTGGCCGCACTTGAAGAGGAGGACGGCGCGTGA
- the murD gene encoding UDP-N-acetylmuramoyl-L-alanine--D-glutamate ligase, with protein sequence MSALIPDASLPTPVVPGVADRCVVVAGLARSGLAAIRALKAGGARVIAWDDNEAARAAAVGAGAEVLAPDVIDWKAVGLLVAAPGLPLHFPRPHETVRRARAAHVAITGDVDLLFAACGAARYAAITGTNGKSTTTALLGHIIGRIAGGTADGAPARLAVGGNLGIAPLALPALGAGDLYVLELSSYQLDLTSRFAADVGVLLNLSPDHIDRHGDFAGYVAAKRRLFDQQPAGATAVIGCDDGPSIEVFDDLAAEGRLRVIPIASTRPVAGGVWLDDDFRLIDDMNGSARPVMSLAGIETLRGRHNGQNAAAAYAAARALGLAPDDIVAGIRSYPGLAHRLETVGRIGPVAIVNDSKATNADATRPALDAFRRIYWIAGGVAKAGGIAPLRPWFDRVAHAYLIGEAAETFSRTLGDEVTWTITVTLEAALDQALADIAADPQAGEGTALLLSPACASFDQFKSFEHRGDVFRAAVAARLEGRS encoded by the coding sequence ATGTCCGCCCTTATCCCCGATGCCTCGCTGCCGACCCCGGTCGTGCCCGGCGTCGCGGATCGCTGCGTGGTCGTGGCGGGGCTGGCGCGGTCGGGCCTTGCCGCCATCCGGGCACTGAAGGCCGGCGGCGCCCGGGTGATCGCCTGGGACGACAACGAGGCCGCACGCGCCGCCGCGGTCGGGGCGGGGGCCGAGGTGCTGGCGCCGGATGTGATCGACTGGAAGGCGGTCGGCCTGCTGGTGGCCGCCCCCGGCCTGCCGCTGCATTTCCCACGCCCGCATGAAACCGTGCGCCGGGCACGGGCCGCCCATGTCGCCATCACCGGCGATGTCGACCTGCTCTTCGCCGCGTGTGGCGCTGCGCGCTATGCAGCGATCACCGGCACCAACGGCAAGTCGACCACGACGGCGCTTCTGGGCCACATCATCGGCCGGATCGCCGGCGGCACCGCCGACGGCGCACCGGCCCGCCTGGCGGTCGGCGGCAATCTCGGCATCGCGCCGCTGGCCCTGCCGGCGCTGGGGGCGGGCGATCTTTATGTGCTGGAGCTGTCGTCCTACCAGCTGGACCTGACCAGCCGGTTTGCGGCCGATGTCGGCGTGCTGCTGAACCTGAGCCCCGACCATATCGACCGCCATGGCGATTTCGCCGGCTATGTCGCGGCCAAGCGCCGGCTGTTCGACCAGCAGCCGGCGGGAGCCACCGCGGTGATCGGCTGCGATGACGGCCCCTCGATCGAAGTCTTCGACGATCTTGCCGCCGAAGGCCGGCTTCGGGTGATCCCGATCGCCTCCACCCGCCCGGTGGCCGGCGGTGTCTGGCTCGACGACGATTTCCGGCTGATCGACGACATGAATGGCAGTGCCAGGCCGGTGATGAGCCTGGCCGGCATCGAGACGTTGCGCGGCCGCCATAACGGCCAGAACGCCGCCGCCGCCTATGCCGCGGCCCGGGCCCTGGGGCTTGCCCCCGACGACATCGTCGCCGGCATCCGCAGCTATCCCGGCCTGGCCCATCGCCTTGAGACCGTGGGCCGTATCGGCCCCGTCGCCATCGTCAACGACAGCAAGGCGACCAATGCCGATGCGACCCGCCCGGCGCTGGACGCCTTCCGCCGGATCTACTGGATTGCGGGTGGCGTGGCCAAGGCCGGCGGCATCGCCCCGCTCCGGCCGTGGTTCGACCGCGTGGCGCATGCCTATCTGATCGGCGAGGCCGCAGAGACCTTCTCCCGGACCCTGGGCGATGAGGTGACCTGGACGATCACCGTAACGCTTGAGGCAGCCCTGGATCAGGCGCTGGCCGATATTGCCGCCGACCCGCAAGCGGGGGAGGGAACGGCGCTGCTGCTGTCGCCGGCCTGCGCCTCTTTCGACCAGTTCAAGAGCTTCGAGCATCGCGGCGACGTCTTCCGTGCCGCGGTCGCCGCCCGGCTGGAGGGACGGTCATGA
- the murF gene encoding UDP-N-acetylmuramoyl-tripeptide--D-alanyl-D-alanine ligase, giving the protein MSITRPLWTIDAVVAATGGSSAGADAAISGVAIDSREVRPGDLFVALLGDTNDGHDYLAAALANGAAAALVHRVPEDLPADAAARLIRVGDTMAALQALGAAARARFAGRVVAVTGSVGKTGTRGAIARALGAYGTVHQSLRSFNNHWGVPLSLARMPADADYAVLELGMNHAGEIDVLSRLARPHVALITKVAPAHLGNFRDEEEIADAKAEIFNGLEADGVAVLNRDNRHFDRLAAAVLLGHPATRVVDFAASRHGAQRAMIRLIKATPAGGGTAIAAEVAGRPVDFVIGVPGAHWVENALAVLGVLHGLGLEAGPGAAALAALEAPEGRGTQIRIPTAGGGLLVIDETYNANPESMRAAIALGADLARAEGGRLVAVLGDMLELGDHAERLHRELTAPLVDAGVAVVYTAGPAMMHLHDGLDPDRRGGHAGTAEDLAPAVVRGVAPGDVVLVKGSRGMRMERVIAALKAAGARPADTGTDKG; this is encoded by the coding sequence ATGAGCATCACCCGGCCTCTCTGGACGATTGACGCGGTCGTTGCGGCAACCGGCGGTTCCTCTGCGGGGGCTGATGCCGCCATTTCGGGTGTCGCGATCGACAGCCGCGAGGTCCGCCCCGGCGATCTGTTCGTGGCGCTGCTGGGCGATACCAATGACGGCCACGACTATCTGGCGGCGGCGCTGGCCAATGGCGCGGCTGCAGCCCTGGTCCATCGGGTGCCCGAAGATCTGCCCGCCGATGCGGCCGCAAGGCTGATCCGGGTGGGCGACACCATGGCCGCGCTGCAGGCGCTGGGTGCGGCTGCCCGCGCTCGTTTCGCCGGCCGGGTGGTGGCGGTGACCGGCAGTGTCGGCAAGACCGGCACCCGCGGCGCCATCGCTCGGGCGCTCGGCGCCTATGGAACGGTTCATCAGAGCCTGCGCAGCTTCAACAACCATTGGGGCGTGCCGCTGTCGCTGGCGCGGATGCCGGCCGATGCCGACTACGCGGTGCTGGAACTGGGGATGAACCATGCGGGCGAGATCGACGTGCTCTCGCGCCTCGCCCGGCCGCATGTGGCGCTGATCACCAAGGTGGCGCCGGCCCATCTGGGCAATTTCCGCGACGAGGAAGAGATCGCCGACGCCAAGGCCGAGATCTTCAACGGGCTGGAAGCCGATGGCGTGGCGGTGCTGAACCGCGACAACCGGCATTTCGACCGGCTGGCCGCGGCTGTGCTGCTGGGCCATCCCGCAACCCGCGTGGTCGATTTCGCCGCCAGCCGCCATGGTGCCCAGCGCGCCATGATCCGCCTGATCAAGGCGACCCCGGCGGGCGGCGGTACGGCGATTGCAGCCGAGGTGGCCGGCCGGCCGGTGGATTTCGTGATCGGCGTGCCGGGCGCCCATTGGGTGGAGAACGCGCTGGCGGTGCTGGGCGTGCTGCACGGGCTGGGGCTGGAGGCGGGCCCGGGGGCGGCGGCGCTGGCGGCGCTGGAAGCGCCCGAAGGCCGCGGCACCCAGATCCGCATCCCCACGGCCGGCGGCGGGCTGCTGGTCATCGACGAAACCTACAACGCCAACCCGGAATCGATGCGGGCGGCGATCGCGCTCGGGGCCGATCTGGCCCGGGCCGAAGGCGGCCGGCTGGTGGCGGTTCTGGGCGACATGCTGGAGCTGGGCGATCACGCCGAGCGCCTTCATCGAGAACTCACAGCTCCCCTCGTTGACGCGGGGGTGGCGGTCGTCTACACCGCCGGGCCGGCCATGATGCATCTGCACGACGGGCTCGATCCCGATCGTCGGGGCGGCCATGCCGGCACGGCGGAAGATCTGGCACCTGCTGTCGTCCGGGGCGTGGCCCCGGGGGATGTGGTGCTGGTCAAGGGGTCGCGCGGCATGCGCATGGAACGGGTGATCGCAGCCCTGAAGGCTGCGGGCGCCCGACCTGCGGACACGGGTACGGACAAGGGTTAA
- the murG gene encoding undecaprenyldiphospho-muramoylpentapeptide beta-N-acetylglucosaminyltransferase, whose translation MSALRPVQTRGRIVVTTGGTGGHVFPARALAAELIRRGWTVDFATDARGVAHVRMPEGVDVHALPAGGVSGMGIGRRIKGAVDLLRGVGRARGLMRRLAPAAVVGFGSYAALPATLAALLAGLPVGLHEQNAVLGRANRLLGRKARLLALSVADTRSVPDAARGRVRVTGNPVRAEVAAVADMPYAAPAAGADFVLFSTGGSQGARFLGTTLPKAAALLPAALKARTRLVIQVRPEDMAGAQAALAGQGFAAVELAPFFADMPERLAAAHLVVARSGASTVAELAAAGRPSLLVPLPGAIDDHQTANARALVDAGAAIAMAQPTATPEALARAIADLAEDPARLARMAEAARSVGRADAASRLADLVEALAEGRALPADTEGGLRTTTTNQTPTGGLSPFGGREETA comes from the coding sequence ATGAGCGCTCTGCGTCCCGTTCAGACCCGCGGCCGCATCGTCGTCACCACCGGCGGCACCGGCGGCCATGTCTTCCCGGCCCGGGCGCTTGCGGCCGAGTTGATCCGGCGCGGCTGGACGGTCGATTTCGCGACCGATGCCCGCGGCGTCGCCCATGTCCGCATGCCCGAGGGTGTCGATGTCCACGCGCTGCCCGCGGGCGGCGTCTCGGGCATGGGGATCGGCCGTCGGATCAAGGGGGCCGTGGACCTGCTGCGCGGCGTGGGCCGGGCCCGCGGCCTGATGCGGCGTCTGGCGCCTGCGGCCGTGGTCGGCTTCGGTTCTTACGCCGCGCTTCCGGCGACGCTCGCGGCCCTGCTCGCCGGCCTGCCGGTGGGCCTGCATGAACAGAATGCGGTGCTGGGCCGCGCCAATCGTCTGCTCGGCCGCAAGGCCCGCCTGCTGGCATTGTCGGTCGCCGACACCAGGTCGGTTCCCGATGCGGCGCGCGGTCGGGTGCGGGTGACCGGCAATCCCGTCCGGGCCGAGGTGGCGGCGGTGGCCGACATGCCCTATGCCGCCCCCGCGGCGGGGGCGGATTTCGTGCTGTTCTCGACCGGCGGCAGCCAGGGCGCGCGCTTCCTGGGCACCACCCTGCCCAAGGCCGCGGCCCTGCTGCCGGCGGCGCTGAAGGCCCGCACCCGGCTGGTGATCCAGGTCCGGCCCGAGGACATGGCCGGGGCCCAGGCGGCACTGGCCGGTCAGGGCTTCGCCGCGGTCGAACTGGCGCCCTTCTTCGCCGACATGCCCGAGCGCCTGGCGGCGGCGCATCTGGTGGTCGCACGCTCCGGCGCCTCTACCGTCGCCGAACTTGCCGCTGCCGGCCGGCCGTCGCTGCTGGTTCCGCTGCCGGGGGCGATCGACGACCATCAGACCGCCAATGCCCGCGCGCTGGTTGATGCCGGCGCCGCCATCGCCATGGCCCAGCCGACGGCCACGCCCGAGGCTCTGGCCCGGGCGATCGCCGATCTGGCGGAAGATCCCGCCCGGCTGGCACGCATGGCAGAGGCAGCGCGGAGCGTCGGTCGGGCCGATGCCGCATCCCGGCTTGCCGATCTGGTCGAGGCGCTGGCCGAAGGCCGGGCGCTGCCGGCCGACACCGAGGGTGGCCTTCGCACCACCACGACCAACCAGACCCCGACGGGCGGCCTGTCGCCGTTCGGCGGGCGCGAGGAGACCGCATGA